Genomic DNA from Gilliamella sp. ESL0441:
AAGCAGCATATCGACAATATCTTTGGCTGAATTATCACAAAACAACTGACCATGATCTTTTTCATGATAAGCAATATTATATTGATTAACTAATTGGATAAAATCCCATTGGTTAAATCGTTTCAAGGCTGATTTACAAAAATGACGATTTTTAGAAATGTAATGGTGCGCATCCACATCAAGATTAGTAAAATTACATTTTCCGCCACCCGACATTAAGATCTTTCGTCCCGGTTTTTTTCCGTTATCAATAACGGTCACACGATGCCCTTTTTGCCCTAATAATCCAGCACAAAATAGACCCGCAGCCCCTGCTCCAACAATTGTAATATTAGTTTGCATAATTAATAGTTAAAAATAAGCGTTGATAAATTATAACAGCATCAGTTCTGGATGTGACATTCTCTATGGGTTTATAGATTTAAACATACACTAAAAATGAAAGTTTTTTACAAATAAGAAAAAGAATTTATGATTATTATACAATTTATTTTAAAAATGACGCATTAATAAAGAATAAATAGTTTAATAATCAATGAAATAAATTTAATTATTAGCTTCATTAATAACTCCAGTACAACTTATTAAAAGATTGACTTATAAGTAATATTTATTTGACCAAAATAGCATTTTTCTTTAATTTCTTAGCCAATATGGGATTAATGCCTATACCTTCACAAATTATAAAGCGATGAATTAGAGGCAATGATATGTTATATAACCAGCATCATGAAAAAGATAACTGCGGATTTGGTCTGATTGCTCATATTGAAGGGCAACCAAGTCATAAAGTGGTGCGCACCGCTATTCACGGATTAGCAAGAATGCAGCATCGAGGCGCAATCTTATCTGACGGTAAAACCGGCGATGGCTGTGGACTTTTATTACAAAAACCAGATCGATTTTTTAGATTAGTAGCGCAAGACGCAGGTTGGCGTTTAGCAACTAATTATGCGGTAGGCATGCTGTTTCTTAGCCAAGATGAGCAAGAAGCACAAGCAAGCCGTCAGATTGTAGAAGAGGAATTAGCTGACGAAACACTATCAATATTAGGTTGGCGAGAAGTGCCTATTGATAAAAGTGTTTTAGGTGAAATTGCATTATCTTCACTGCCTAAAATTGAACAAGTCTTTGTCAATGCGCCAGCAGGATGGACGAAAATTGATTTAGAACGCCGTTTATATATGGTTCGCCGTCGCATTGAAAAACGCGTACAAGACGACACCTTTTATGTTTGTAGCTTTTCGAATCAGGTTAATATCTACAAAGGCTTATGTATGCCTAAAGATTTGCCTCGATTCTATTTAGATTTAGCCGATATTCGAATGGAAACGGCGATTTGTTTATTCCATCAACGTTTTTCAACCAATACCGTTCCACGTTGGCCACTTGCTCAACCGTTTAGACATTTAGCGCATAATGGTGAAATCAATACCATTGAAGGCAATCGTCAATGGGCAAAAGCCCGTTCCTATAAATTTAAAACACCACTGATTCCTGATTTACAAAATGCGGCTCCGTTTGTGAATGTCACAGGGTCTGATTCCAGTTCACTGGATAACATGTTAGAACTGTTCCTTGTCGGTGGGATGGATATTGTCAGGGCGATGCGCTTATTAGTACCACCAGCATGGCAAAATAATCCCGATATGAATGAAGATCTTCGTGCCTTCTTTGACTTTAATTCGATGCATATGGAACCGTGGGATGGCCCAGCAGGTATTGTTATGTCAGACGGTCGCTATGCCGCATGTAATTTAGATCGAAATGGCTTACGTCCTGCTCGTTATGTTATTACCACCGATAAACTCATTACCTGTGCTTCTGAAATTGGTATTTGGGATTATCAACCTGATGAAGTCGTCAGCAAAGGACGAGTTGGGCCGGGTGAGTTATTAGTTATCGATACCGAAGAAGGTCGTATCTTACAATCTTCTGAAACGGACAATGACTTACAAAAACGTCATCCTTATAAAGAATGGATGGCAAAAAATGTTAAACAGCTTATCCCTTTTGAAAGTCTACCTGATGAGAACATTGGCTCACGTGATTACGATGACACTTTACTAGCTACTTACCAAAAACAGTTTGGTTATAGTGCAGAAGAAATTGATCAATGTATTCGTGTCTTAGGTGAAAATGGGCAAGAAGCAACAGGTTCAATGGGCGATGATACGCCATTTGCTGTCTTATCAAGTAAACCTCGATTAATCTATGATTATTTTCGTCAAAAATTTGCGCAGGTAACCAATCCGCCGATTGATCCATTACGTGAAGCTCACGTCATGTCGCTATCAACTAGCATTGGTCGCGAGATGAATGTCTTTGCTGAAGCCGAAGGTCAAGCACATCGAGTCGCGTTTAAATACCCTGTTTTGGTTTACTCTGATTTCCAACAATTAACTGCATTGGAATCACGTTACTATCAATCAGAAACACTAGATATTACTTACGAAATCGATGGTAGCTTGCGTGATGCCATTGAACAATTATGCGGTGATGCCGAAGCCAAAGTACGTAATGGTACCGTATTAATCATTTTATCCGATAAAAATATCGCAGCCGATCGATTACCGATTCCTGCCCCAATGGCTGTAGGTGCAGTACAGCAACGTCTAGTTGAAAAAAACTTACGCTGTGATGCCAATATTATTGTTGAAACCGCAAGCTGTCGCGATCCACACCAATTTGCCGTGCTGCTTGGTTTTGGTGCAACGGCTATCTATCCTTATTTAGCTTACGAAACCCTAGCCCAAATGGTCGACAATGGCACGATAAATAAGTCTTACCGTGAAGCCATTATCAACTACCGCAATGGTATTAATAAAGGCTTGTACAAAATCATGTCTAAAATGGGGATATCCACTGTCGCCTCGTACCGCTGCTCAAAACTTTTTGAAGCGGTTGGTCTGCATAAAGATGTGGTAGAACTTTGTTTCCAAGGTGTGACTAGCCGTATTAGTGGTGCAAATTTTGATGATTTTGCTCAAGATCAGTTCAATTTATCGAAAAAAGCATGGTTACGCCATAAACCATTAGACCAAGGTGGTTTACTCAAATTTGTCCATGGCGGCGAATATCACGCTTATAATCCCGATGTAGTTCAATCGTTACAAAAAGCGGTTAACAATGGGCGTTACGAAGATTATAAGCTTTATACCGATATCGTTAATAATCGCCCGCCAGCGACATTACGGGATTTATTAAAACTTAATCCCCCTGAAAATGCAGCAATTTCGTTAGATCAGGTTGAACCTGAAGAGTCACTATTCAAACGTTTTGATTCGGCGGCAATGTCAATTGGTGCATTAAGTCCTGAAGCTCATGAATCGCTTGCTGAAGCAATGAACACATTAGGTGGCTATTCTAATTCAGGCGAAGGTGGTGAAGATCCTGCTCGGTATAACAGTATAAAAGTGTCACGCATAAAACAAGTCGCATCAGGTCGATTTGGTGTAACGCCGGGCTATTTAATGAGTGCTGATGTGATTCAGATCAAAGTAGCGCAAGGTGCAAAACCGGGTGAAGGCGGTCAATTACCAGGTCACAAAGTAACCCCTTACATAGCTAAATTACGTTTTTCCGTACCCGGGGTGACATTAATCTCGCCACCACCGCATCACGATATTTATTCAATCGAAGATTTGGCACAGTTGATCTTTGATCTTAAACAGATTAACCCTCAAGCAATGATTTCTGTGAAATTAGTGTCCGAACCTGGTGTAGGAACTATTGCAACTGGGGTCGCAAAAGCTTATGCCGATTTGATCACGATTTCGGGATATGATGGCGGTACCGGTGCTAGCCCATTAACGTCAGTCAAATATGCTGGCTCACCATGGGAACTGGGTTTAGTTGAAACACAACAATCATTGGTTGCTAATGGTTTACGTCACAAAATTCGTTTACAAGTTGACGGTGGGTTAAAAACCGGTACAGACATTGTAAAAGCGGCAATTTTAGGTGCTGAAAGTTTCGGCTTTGGTACGGGGCCAATGGTGGCTTTAGGTTGTAAATATCTACGTATTTGCCATTTAAATAACTGTGCCACAGGTGTTGCGACACAAGATGAAAAATTACGTAGTGACCATTACCATGGTTTACCTGAAAAAGCGATGAACTATTTCCGTTTTATTGCACGTAACACAAGGGAAGTCATGGCAGAACTTGGCGTAAGTCGAATTGTTGATTTAATTGGACGTACCGATTTACTGTTAGAGCTTGATGGTATTACGGCTAAACAACAAAAACTGGATTTATCAGGATTACTTGAAACTGCGACACCAGTAGAAGGCAAACCCGTCTACTGTATTGAAGATAATAAACCGTTTGATAAAGGTGTATTGAATAAAGAAATTATTACTCAAGCACAACAATTTGTTGATAATCGTCAAAGTAAAAGTTTCTACTTTGATATTCAAAATACTGATCGTTCGGTGGGAACTAGCTTATCAGGTTATATTGCCAAAAAATATGGTGATCAAGGTTTAGTTGCCGATCCAATTTCACTCAATTTCACCGGTACTGCCGGGCAAAGCTTTGGTGTTTGGAATGCTGGTGGCGTAAATTTAACCCTAACAGGTGATGCCAATGACTACGTTGGTAAAGGCATGGCTGGGGGTCGCATCGTCATTCGACCACCTCAAGGCTCGGCATTTTTAAGTCATGAAGCAACCATTGCCGGTAACACCTGTCTATATGGTGCAACAGGCGGTAAATTGTTTGCAGCAGGACGTGCTGGTGAACGTTTTGCCGTACGTAACTCTGGTGCAATTAGCGTGGTTGAAGGTATCGGCGATAACGGCTGTGAATATATGACAGGTGGCATTGTCTGTGTCTTAGGTAAAACTGGTGTTAACTTTGGTGCTGGCATGACTGGTGGATTTGCTTATATTTTAGATGCCGATGGTGATTTCCATAAACGGATTAACCAAGAACTTGTTGAAATGTTAAACGTTGCTGATTATTCGATTCATGAAGAGCATCTACGAGGCTTAATCATGGAACATGCTCAACTAACCCACTCTTCACGTGCTGAAGAAATTTTAGCTAACTGGGAAGATTTCGCTAAACAATTTGTATTAGTTAAACCTAAATCCAGTGATGTAAAAGCGCTGCTCGGTCATCGAAGCCGATCATCAGCAGAACTTCATGTTCAAGCACAATAAGGAGAGCACGGAAATGAGCCAAAATGTTTATCAGTTCATCGATTTACAACGTGTTGATCCACCTAAAAAATCGTTGAATATTCGAAAAATAGAGTTTGTTGAAATTTATGAGGGATTTTCGGCTTCACAATCACAAGCCCAAGCCGATCGCTGCTTAGCGTGTGGGAATCCTTATTGTGAATGGCGTTGTCCTGTTCATAACTATATACCTAATTGGCTAAAACTGGTGAATGAAGGCAAAATTTTAGAAGCGGTTGAGCTTTCCCATCAAACAAACAGTCTACCAGAAGTGTGTGGTCGGGTTTGCCCTCAAGATCGGCTTTGTGAAGGCTCATGTACTTTAAATGCTGAGTTCGGTGCAGTAACTATTGGTAACATTGAACGTTATATTACCGATGAAGCCTTTAAACTGGGTTGGAAGCCTAACTTGTCTAATGTTGAAAAAACAGGGTTAAAAGTTGCAATCATTGGTGCAGGGCCTGCAGGACTTGCATGTGCTGATGTGTTAGTCCGTAATGGTGTGACGCCCGTTGTTTTTGACCGTCATCCTGAAATAGGTGGACTATTAACCTTTGGTATTCCTGCCTTTAAATTAGATAAAGAAGTGTTGATTAATCGTCGACGTATCTTTACCGACATGGGTATTGAATTTCGGCTGAATACCGAAGTGGGGAAAACGGTACAATTAACGGACTTACTCAATGAATTCGATGCTATTTTTGTTGGAACCGGTACTTATCAATCAATGCGAGCCGGTCTAATGAATGAAGATGCGGATGGTGTTTATGATGCCCTTCCATTTTTAATTGCCAATACCAAACATATTATGAAGCATAAGCAAACTGATGATACGCTTTACATTGACATGAAAAATAAACGTGTTGTAGTTTTAGGCGGTGGTGATACAGCCATGGACTGTGTACGGACGTCAATTCGTCAAGGTGCAATTGAAGTCACCTGTGCTTATCGTCGAGATGAAGCCAATATGCCCGGCTCTAAACGAGAAGTAAAAAATGCGAAAGAAGAAGGTGCACAATTCCAATTTAATGTGCAACCCCTCAGTATTGAAATTAACAATACAGGTCAAGTTACTGGTGTCAAAATGGTTAGAACAGAACTCGGTCAACCCGATGCAAATGGTCGCCGTTCGCCAGTGATTATCGAAGGATCTGAATTCATACTTCCTGCCGATGCTGTTATTATGGCATTTGGTTTTAGACCTCATGCCATGCCTTGGTTAGCAGAACATGGTGTCAATTTTGATACTCAAGGTCGTATTGTTGCCCCAGAAATTAAAGGCTACCAAACCAGCCATCC
This window encodes:
- the gltB gene encoding glutamate synthase large subunit → MLYNQHHEKDNCGFGLIAHIEGQPSHKVVRTAIHGLARMQHRGAILSDGKTGDGCGLLLQKPDRFFRLVAQDAGWRLATNYAVGMLFLSQDEQEAQASRQIVEEELADETLSILGWREVPIDKSVLGEIALSSLPKIEQVFVNAPAGWTKIDLERRLYMVRRRIEKRVQDDTFYVCSFSNQVNIYKGLCMPKDLPRFYLDLADIRMETAICLFHQRFSTNTVPRWPLAQPFRHLAHNGEINTIEGNRQWAKARSYKFKTPLIPDLQNAAPFVNVTGSDSSSLDNMLELFLVGGMDIVRAMRLLVPPAWQNNPDMNEDLRAFFDFNSMHMEPWDGPAGIVMSDGRYAACNLDRNGLRPARYVITTDKLITCASEIGIWDYQPDEVVSKGRVGPGELLVIDTEEGRILQSSETDNDLQKRHPYKEWMAKNVKQLIPFESLPDENIGSRDYDDTLLATYQKQFGYSAEEIDQCIRVLGENGQEATGSMGDDTPFAVLSSKPRLIYDYFRQKFAQVTNPPIDPLREAHVMSLSTSIGREMNVFAEAEGQAHRVAFKYPVLVYSDFQQLTALESRYYQSETLDITYEIDGSLRDAIEQLCGDAEAKVRNGTVLIILSDKNIAADRLPIPAPMAVGAVQQRLVEKNLRCDANIIVETASCRDPHQFAVLLGFGATAIYPYLAYETLAQMVDNGTINKSYREAIINYRNGINKGLYKIMSKMGISTVASYRCSKLFEAVGLHKDVVELCFQGVTSRISGANFDDFAQDQFNLSKKAWLRHKPLDQGGLLKFVHGGEYHAYNPDVVQSLQKAVNNGRYEDYKLYTDIVNNRPPATLRDLLKLNPPENAAISLDQVEPEESLFKRFDSAAMSIGALSPEAHESLAEAMNTLGGYSNSGEGGEDPARYNSIKVSRIKQVASGRFGVTPGYLMSADVIQIKVAQGAKPGEGGQLPGHKVTPYIAKLRFSVPGVTLISPPPHHDIYSIEDLAQLIFDLKQINPQAMISVKLVSEPGVGTIATGVAKAYADLITISGYDGGTGASPLTSVKYAGSPWELGLVETQQSLVANGLRHKIRLQVDGGLKTGTDIVKAAILGAESFGFGTGPMVALGCKYLRICHLNNCATGVATQDEKLRSDHYHGLPEKAMNYFRFIARNTREVMAELGVSRIVDLIGRTDLLLELDGITAKQQKLDLSGLLETATPVEGKPVYCIEDNKPFDKGVLNKEIITQAQQFVDNRQSKSFYFDIQNTDRSVGTSLSGYIAKKYGDQGLVADPISLNFTGTAGQSFGVWNAGGVNLTLTGDANDYVGKGMAGGRIVIRPPQGSAFLSHEATIAGNTCLYGATGGKLFAAGRAGERFAVRNSGAISVVEGIGDNGCEYMTGGIVCVLGKTGVNFGAGMTGGFAYILDADGDFHKRINQELVEMLNVADYSIHEEHLRGLIMEHAQLTHSSRAEEILANWEDFAKQFVLVKPKSSDVKALLGHRSRSSAELHVQAQ
- a CDS encoding FAD-dependent oxidoreductase → MSQNVYQFIDLQRVDPPKKSLNIRKIEFVEIYEGFSASQSQAQADRCLACGNPYCEWRCPVHNYIPNWLKLVNEGKILEAVELSHQTNSLPEVCGRVCPQDRLCEGSCTLNAEFGAVTIGNIERYITDEAFKLGWKPNLSNVEKTGLKVAIIGAGPAGLACADVLVRNGVTPVVFDRHPEIGGLLTFGIPAFKLDKEVLINRRRIFTDMGIEFRLNTEVGKTVQLTDLLNEFDAIFVGTGTYQSMRAGLMNEDADGVYDALPFLIANTKHIMKHKQTDDTLYIDMKNKRVVVLGGGDTAMDCVRTSIRQGAIEVTCAYRRDEANMPGSKREVKNAKEEGAQFQFNVQPLSIEINNTGQVTGVKMVRTELGQPDANGRRSPVIIEGSEFILPADAVIMAFGFRPHAMPWLAEHGVNFDTQGRIVAPEIKGYQTSHPKIFAGGDAVRGSDLVVTAISEGRKAAEGILDYLEV